The following proteins are encoded in a genomic region of Desulfosporosinus youngiae DSM 17734:
- a CDS encoding protein-L-isoaspartate(D-aspartate) O-methyltransferase has translation MDYSENGHSNHRQAECEWMVQTQIMSRDIRDEAVLNSMLMVPRHRFVREDRQEYAYYDTALEIEAEQTISQPYMVALMAQALELKASDKVLEIGTGSGYSAAILSRIATNIFTIERHALLADLAKERFRKLGYGNIEVCVGDGTLGWPERAPFDGILVTAGGPAIPDTLVGQLAFGGRIVIPVGDKGEQHLLRVRRMMSGELIQEDLGTVRFVPLIGAKGWSGPNGNLS, from the coding sequence ATGGATTATAGTGAGAACGGTCATTCAAATCATAGACAGGCAGAGTGTGAGTGGATGGTTCAAACACAAATCATGAGCCGGGACATTAGGGATGAAGCGGTTCTTAACAGTATGCTTATGGTTCCGCGGCACAGATTTGTCCGGGAAGATAGACAAGAATACGCCTACTACGACACAGCTTTGGAAATAGAGGCAGAGCAAACCATCAGTCAGCCGTATATGGTCGCCTTAATGGCGCAGGCCTTAGAGTTAAAAGCAAGTGATAAAGTGTTGGAAATTGGAACCGGTTCCGGTTATTCCGCCGCAATACTTTCTCGAATAGCTACGAACATCTTTACAATTGAGCGGCATGCCCTGCTCGCAGATCTTGCCAAAGAGAGATTCAGGAAGCTGGGTTATGGAAATATTGAGGTATGTGTCGGCGACGGTACACTTGGATGGCCGGAAAGAGCGCCCTTCGATGGGATTCTGGTCACGGCGGGAGGACCGGCGATACCAGACACTTTAGTAGGTCAATTAGCTTTTGGGGGCCGAATTGTAATTCCGGTTGGGGATAAGGGAGAACAGCATTTGCTGCGGGTTAGAAGAATGATGTCTGGCGAATTAATCCAAGAGGATTTAGGAACGGTACGTTTTGTCCCCCTGATAGGGGCAAAGGGCTGGAGTGGGCCAAATGGAAACTTAAGTTAA
- the recQ gene encoding DNA helicase RecQ: MIEKALEVLQRYFGYTQFRDGQQKVILSLLQGSDTLAIMPTGAGKSLAYQIPALLSEGTTLVISPLISLMKDQVDALEQYGVPATFINSSLTFNEVRSRIGRAAAGKYKLLYVAPERLEADSFRGLLETLNVSFLAIDEAHCVSQWGHDFRPSYLHLGPFLKSLPRKPLIGAFTATATEEVQSDIIRLLELKKPKVFVTGFDRPNLTFSTLRGENKKDFVLEYTKAHADQPGIIYAGTRKEVDNLQNFLTKSGLKAGKYHAGMSDEDRKRSQDDFLFDEITVMVATNAFGMGIDKSNVRYVIHYNMPKNMEAYYQEAGRAGRDGEPGECLLLFSPQDVVLQRYLIEQTVFQPERKMNELKKLQGMVDYCHTPRCLRKTILEYFGEEDVVEECGNCSSCNDERETVDITVEAQKIFSCIYRMRERFGIALVAEVLKGSRKAKIRELRFDELSTHGIMQEVALQEIKDLINYLVAEGYLQLTNGEYPVVKLLPNAVSVLKGKAKVTRKVSPKPAREKSEEVSLFDQLRALRREIALRENLPPYMIFADSTLREMAQVCPINHRAMIRISGVGERKLEKYGDEFLEAIRKFAFPGSENLPVKSNQPLETSAHELESKACRETISSEISSSEKVSSHLQTFMMYREGYSLEDIAKMRKVTPITVQNHFVRCSMDGHAVPWDDFIPSEQEAHILEAIQQVGGEKLRPIKDLLPDEVEWFTIRAVLEKHKIIGNQA, encoded by the coding sequence ATGATCGAAAAGGCCTTGGAGGTATTGCAGAGGTATTTCGGGTATACTCAATTTCGAGATGGCCAGCAAAAAGTGATTTTAAGCTTACTCCAAGGCTCGGATACTTTGGCAATTATGCCGACAGGTGCAGGGAAATCACTGGCTTATCAAATCCCGGCGCTTTTGTCCGAGGGGACAACTCTCGTCATTTCCCCTTTGATTTCCTTAATGAAAGATCAAGTGGATGCTCTGGAGCAATATGGGGTCCCGGCAACCTTTATTAATAGTTCACTGACCTTCAATGAAGTCAGGTCGCGGATTGGGCGCGCTGCAGCCGGAAAGTATAAGCTTTTGTATGTTGCACCTGAACGCTTGGAAGCGGACAGTTTTCGCGGCCTTTTGGAGACACTGAACGTCTCCTTTTTGGCGATCGATGAAGCTCATTGTGTTTCTCAGTGGGGGCATGATTTTCGACCGAGTTACCTTCACCTGGGGCCCTTCCTGAAATCCCTTCCCCGGAAACCCCTGATCGGAGCATTCACGGCAACAGCAACTGAAGAGGTCCAATCCGATATCATCCGGCTGTTGGAGTTGAAGAAACCAAAGGTGTTTGTGACGGGTTTTGATCGTCCGAATCTTACGTTTTCTACGCTTCGTGGAGAAAACAAGAAGGATTTTGTTCTTGAATATACCAAAGCACATGCAGATCAGCCGGGGATTATTTATGCCGGAACCCGTAAAGAAGTGGACAATCTCCAGAACTTTTTAACGAAAAGCGGCTTAAAGGCTGGAAAATATCACGCCGGTATGAGTGATGAAGACCGCAAAAGAAGTCAGGATGATTTTCTCTTTGATGAAATCACGGTTATGGTGGCTACCAATGCCTTTGGCATGGGTATCGATAAATCCAACGTACGCTATGTGATTCATTATAATATGCCGAAAAATATGGAAGCCTACTACCAGGAGGCGGGGCGTGCCGGTCGTGACGGAGAACCGGGGGAGTGTCTTTTGTTGTTTTCTCCCCAGGATGTTGTGTTGCAGAGATACCTGATTGAACAGACCGTTTTTCAGCCGGAACGGAAAATGAATGAGCTAAAGAAACTTCAAGGGATGGTTGATTATTGTCATACCCCAAGGTGCTTGCGCAAGACGATTTTAGAGTATTTTGGGGAAGAAGATGTAGTGGAGGAATGCGGTAACTGCAGCAGCTGCAACGATGAGCGCGAAACTGTCGATATTACGGTAGAAGCTCAAAAGATATTTTCTTGTATTTATCGGATGCGGGAACGTTTTGGCATAGCCTTGGTAGCAGAGGTATTAAAGGGATCGCGCAAAGCTAAGATCAGAGAGCTTCGCTTTGATGAACTTTCAACTCATGGAATTATGCAGGAGGTTGCGCTGCAGGAAATCAAAGATCTTATTAACTATTTGGTGGCTGAGGGCTATTTGCAATTGACGAATGGAGAATACCCGGTGGTAAAACTCCTGCCCAATGCAGTTTCTGTACTGAAAGGAAAAGCGAAGGTTACTCGAAAAGTATCACCTAAGCCTGCTCGGGAAAAGTCGGAAGAGGTTAGTTTATTTGATCAACTGCGTGCCTTGCGCAGAGAAATAGCCCTGCGCGAAAATCTTCCGCCCTACATGATTTTTGCCGATAGCACTTTACGAGAGATGGCTCAAGTCTGTCCGATTAATCACCGGGCAATGATTCGGATCAGCGGGGTTGGAGAGCGGAAGTTAGAAAAATACGGAGATGAATTTTTGGAAGCGATCAGAAAGTTTGCATTTCCCGGCTCGGAAAATCTTCCTGTAAAAAGTAATCAACCCCTAGAGACAAGCGCTCATGAGCTGGAAAGTAAAGCTTGCCGGGAAACCATTAGTTCTGAGATTTCATCTTCTGAGAAAGTTTCCAGTCATCTGCAAACGTTTATGATGTACCGAGAAGGGTATTCTCTGGAGGATATTGCGAAAATGAGGAAAGTTACCCCTATTACGGTACAGAATCATTTTGTACGCTGTAGTATGGACGGACATGCAGTTCCATGGGATGATTTTATTCCCAGCGAGCAAGAGGCGCATATTTTAGAAGCGATTCAGCAAGTGGGAGGAGAAAAATTACGACCTATTAAAGATCTTCTGCCGGATGAGGTGGAGTGGTTTACCATCAGAGCTGTTTTGGAAAAGCACAAGATAATCGGAAATCAAGCTTAG
- a CDS encoding HIT family protein, giving the protein MNECVFCTLPEEVNLVENELVRAFYDKYPVSEGHVLIVPKKHASSFFEATAEEMASVGELLTKVKALLDERFHPDGYNVGVNVGSAAGQTVFHWHMHVIPRYKGDAGTVRWHS; this is encoded by the coding sequence ATGAACGAATGCGTATTTTGTACACTGCCGGAGGAGGTTAACCTCGTTGAGAACGAATTAGTACGGGCATTTTATGACAAGTATCCAGTCAGCGAAGGACACGTTCTTATTGTTCCCAAAAAGCATGCTTCAAGTTTCTTTGAGGCAACTGCGGAAGAAATGGCTAGTGTCGGTGAGCTTCTCACTAAGGTTAAAGCATTGTTAGATGAACGGTTTCATCCTGATGGCTATAATGTAGGAGTTAATGTAGGGAGTGCCGCCGGACAAACGGTTTTTCACTGGCATATGCATGTTATCCCTCGCTATAAGGGAGACGCCGGAACTGTGAGGTGGCATTCTTAG
- a CDS encoding M20/M25/M40 family metallo-hydrolase produces MINRERLLAEFLELIRIDSPTKNEREVADVLKNRLQSLGLIVSEDNVGQTIGGNCGNVFAYLKGNLPKAPIILFSAHMDTVDPCLNIEPVLHEGVITSAGQTILGADDKSGIAPILEALRTIKEQAIPHGDIQVVFSVAEEGGLKGAKNLDETLLKADLGFVMDCVGGPGEIILAAPGQDRLNVMIKGRAAHAGFAPEEGISSIVVAAKAISSMPVGRIDEETTANIGTIQGGIATNIVADRVDIACESRSRDLAKLERQTAQMYEIFQRCAEEMGAVAEIEVLRLYEPFTLSEDSQVVAVAKQAAMAAGLQVTTGVTGGGSDANYYNLYGVPCAVLGTGMQKPHTTEEWIEEEDLYRTANLLIEIIKVAAKLEKSQ; encoded by the coding sequence ATGATCAACCGGGAAAGATTGCTGGCCGAGTTTTTGGAACTCATCCGAATTGATTCTCCGACCAAAAATGAGCGTGAAGTGGCGGATGTACTTAAAAATCGTTTGCAAAGTTTAGGTCTCATAGTATCAGAAGATAATGTGGGACAAACAATTGGCGGTAACTGCGGCAATGTTTTTGCTTATTTAAAAGGTAATCTGCCCAAGGCTCCGATCATTCTATTTTCGGCCCATATGGATACGGTAGATCCCTGCCTTAATATTGAGCCGGTGCTTCACGAAGGAGTGATTACTTCGGCTGGGCAGACGATCTTAGGGGCGGATGACAAATCAGGGATCGCCCCAATTTTGGAAGCCTTAAGAACAATCAAGGAACAAGCCATTCCCCATGGCGATATTCAGGTTGTTTTTAGTGTAGCAGAAGAAGGGGGTCTCAAGGGCGCCAAGAACCTGGACGAAACCCTGCTGAAAGCCGACCTGGGATTTGTCATGGATTGTGTTGGCGGACCGGGGGAAATCATCCTTGCGGCCCCGGGGCAGGATCGTCTTAATGTGATGATCAAAGGCAGGGCGGCTCATGCCGGTTTTGCTCCGGAAGAGGGTATCAGCTCAATTGTCGTCGCTGCCAAGGCCATCTCAAGTATGCCCGTAGGCAGAATTGATGAGGAAACGACAGCAAATATCGGAACGATTCAGGGCGGCATAGCCACGAATATAGTGGCCGACAGAGTTGACATAGCATGTGAATCAAGAAGCAGAGATTTGGCAAAGCTGGAACGTCAAACGGCTCAGATGTATGAAATTTTTCAGCGCTGTGCCGAGGAAATGGGCGCTGTGGCAGAAATCGAAGTTCTCCGGTTATATGAACCATTTACCTTATCTGAGGACTCCCAAGTGGTAGCTGTTGCCAAGCAGGCAGCAATGGCTGCCGGGCTGCAAGTAACGACCGGGGTAACCGGCGGAGGCAGTGATGCCAATTACTATAACCTCTATGGTGTACCCTGCGCTGTTTTGGGAACCGGAATGCAAAAGCCCCATACCACAGAGGAATGGATTGAAGAAGAGGATTTATACCGGACAGCGAATCTGCTGATCGAGATTATTAAGGTTGCAGCGAAGCTTGAGAAGAGCCAGTAA